One Micromonospora eburnea genomic region harbors:
- the tilS gene encoding tRNA lysidine(34) synthetase TilS, which yields MAALAPPVAAVRVAVRRALTGLPGPGPVLVACSGGADSLALAAATAFVAPRLGRRAGLVTVDHGLQPGSAERAEVVAGWAREQGLEPVEAVSVRVAGRPGGPEAAARDARYEALVDAARRHDASAVLLGHTRDDQAETVLLALARGAGPRGLAGMPERRELAGVPLLRPLLDVAREDTRKACATLGLTPWDDPHNADPAYARSRVRADALPALVKALGPGVVDNLARTARQVAADTAALDALSAAALADVRAAEGGLAVEALAGLPAAVRTRVLHAWARELGASPAALSHRHVAALDALVTDWHGQGAVHLPGGLPVLRRAGRLISSDVAGS from the coding sequence ATGGCCGCGCTCGCCCCGCCCGTCGCCGCCGTCCGGGTCGCCGTACGCCGGGCGTTGACCGGGCTGCCCGGGCCGGGGCCGGTGCTGGTGGCCTGCTCCGGCGGTGCCGACTCGTTGGCGCTGGCCGCCGCGACCGCCTTCGTGGCGCCCCGCCTCGGCCGACGCGCCGGCCTGGTGACCGTCGACCACGGCCTGCAACCCGGCTCGGCCGAGCGCGCCGAGGTGGTCGCCGGCTGGGCGCGTGAGCAGGGCCTGGAGCCGGTCGAGGCGGTGTCCGTACGGGTCGCTGGGCGGCCCGGGGGCCCGGAGGCGGCGGCCCGGGACGCTCGCTACGAGGCGCTGGTCGATGCCGCCCGGCGGCACGATGCCAGCGCGGTGCTGCTCGGTCACACCCGCGACGACCAGGCCGAGACGGTGCTGCTCGCGCTCGCCCGGGGCGCCGGCCCGCGTGGCCTGGCCGGCATGCCGGAGCGTCGCGAGCTGGCCGGGGTGCCCCTGCTGCGACCGCTGCTCGACGTCGCCCGCGAGGACACCCGCAAGGCGTGCGCCACGCTCGGCCTGACTCCCTGGGACGATCCGCACAACGCCGATCCGGCGTACGCCCGCTCCCGGGTCCGCGCCGACGCGCTGCCGGCCCTGGTCAAGGCGCTCGGTCCCGGGGTGGTGGACAACCTCGCCCGGACCGCCCGCCAGGTCGCGGCCGACACCGCGGCCCTCGACGCCCTGTCCGCCGCCGCGCTCGCCGACGTGCGGGCCGCCGAGGGTGGGCTCGCGGTCGAGGCGCTGGCCGGGTTGCCCGCGGCGGTACGCACCCGGGTGCTGCACGCCTGGGCCCGGGAGCTGGGCGCGTCGCCGGCCGCCCTCTCGCACCGGCACGTCGCCGCGCTGGACGCCCTGGTCACCGACTGGCACGGGCAGGGTGCCGTGCACCTACCCGGCGGGCTGCCGGTGCTCCGCCGTGCCGGCCGGCTGATCTCCTCGGACGTGGCCGGGTCCTGA
- the hpt gene encoding hypoxanthine phosphoribosyltransferase has translation MADGSWYDADIDHVIISEAQIREKTAELAKQVSADYAHVEDGLLLVCVLKGAVMFMADFARALGRQGPPAELEFMAVSSYGQGTTSSGVVRILKDLDRDIAGRHVVVVEDIVDSGLTLSWLLRYLESRSAASVEVVALFRKPDAVKVSVPVKYVGFDIPTEFVVGYGLDFGERYRELPYVGVLKPEVYARA, from the coding sequence ATGGCTGACGGCTCCTGGTACGACGCCGACATCGACCACGTGATCATTTCCGAGGCGCAGATCCGCGAGAAGACCGCGGAACTGGCCAAGCAGGTTTCGGCGGACTACGCGCACGTCGAGGACGGTCTGCTGCTCGTCTGCGTGCTCAAGGGCGCGGTCATGTTCATGGCCGACTTCGCCCGCGCGCTGGGCCGCCAGGGTCCGCCCGCCGAGCTGGAGTTCATGGCCGTCTCCTCGTACGGCCAGGGCACCACCTCCTCCGGCGTGGTCCGGATCCTCAAGGACCTGGATCGGGACATCGCCGGCCGGCACGTGGTGGTGGTCGAGGACATCGTCGACTCCGGGCTGACCCTCTCCTGGCTGCTGCGCTACCTGGAGTCCCGCTCCGCGGCCAGCGTCGAGGTGGTCGCCCTGTTCCGCAAGCCGGACGCGGTCAAGGTGTCCGTCCCGGTCAAGTACGTCGGCTTCGACATCCCGACCGAGTTCGTCGTCGGCTACGGCCTCGACTTCGGCGAGCGGTACCGGGAGCTGCCCTACGTCGGCGTGCTCAAGCCCGAGGTGTACGCCCGGGCCTGA
- a CDS encoding GlxA family transcriptional regulator: MFRSVVVLALDNVAAFELGVLAEVFGTDRTADGFPGYRFDVCTADGQPVRSRSGFLLTPHADLTPVEDADLVAVPAHTEGAGVPAPVLAALRRAADRGAWVFSVCSGAFVLGEAGLLDGRDCTTHWRHVDELQRRFPAARVRCNSLYVQDGRLLTSAGTAAGIDACLHLVRQEHGSATATRLARRMVVPPHRDGGQSQYVEAPIPKAPEAPTLEPVLEWLMGHLDRAVTVDELAARAGMAPRTFARRFRAETGTTPHDWLTNQRVLLARRLLEETRLSVESVAGQAGFGDAAALRHHFTRRVGTTPHAYRTTFRERVEA, from the coding sequence ATGTTTCGCTCGGTGGTGGTCCTCGCGCTCGACAACGTCGCCGCGTTCGAGCTCGGCGTCCTCGCCGAGGTCTTCGGCACCGACCGGACGGCCGACGGCTTCCCCGGCTACCGCTTCGACGTCTGCACCGCCGACGGCCAGCCGGTCCGCAGCCGGTCCGGCTTCCTGCTCACCCCGCACGCCGACCTGACCCCGGTCGAGGATGCCGACCTGGTGGCGGTGCCGGCACACACCGAGGGGGCCGGCGTCCCGGCACCGGTCCTGGCGGCGCTGCGCCGGGCCGCCGACCGGGGCGCCTGGGTGTTCAGCGTCTGCTCCGGCGCCTTCGTGCTGGGCGAGGCGGGGCTGCTCGACGGGCGGGACTGCACCACCCACTGGCGGCACGTCGACGAGCTGCAACGGCGGTTCCCGGCGGCCCGGGTCCGGTGCAACTCGCTGTACGTGCAGGACGGGCGGCTGCTGACCAGTGCCGGCACCGCCGCCGGGATCGACGCATGCCTGCACCTGGTCCGCCAGGAACACGGATCGGCGACCGCCACCCGGCTGGCCCGGCGGATGGTCGTCCCGCCGCACCGCGACGGCGGCCAGTCCCAGTACGTCGAGGCGCCGATCCCGAAGGCGCCGGAGGCGCCCACCCTGGAGCCGGTGCTGGAGTGGCTGATGGGCCACCTCGACCGGGCGGTGACCGTGGACGAGCTGGCCGCCCGGGCCGGGATGGCGCCGCGTACCTTCGCCCGCCGGTTCCGCGCCGAGACCGGCACCACCCCGCACGACTGGCTGACCAACCAGCGGGTGCTGCTGGCCCGGCGGCTGCTGGAGGAGACCCGGCTGAGCGTGGAGAGCGTCGCCGGCCAGGCCGGCTTCGGCGACGCCGCCGCCCTGCGACACCACTTCACCCGCCGGGTCGGCACCACCCCGCACGCCTACCGGACCACCTTCCGGGAACGGGTCGAGGCCTGA